The Lycium ferocissimum isolate CSIRO_LF1 chromosome 10, AGI_CSIRO_Lferr_CH_V1, whole genome shotgun sequence genome window below encodes:
- the LOC132032998 gene encoding uncharacterized protein LOC132032998, translating to MEMKRKKKKGRPSLSDLSKRENNKASIIRRSSRRNPNLDPNSNSPAPEFDDVDDDEDERKQKKVKLVVRLPPNQSNQSQQHLDNSSEPDSEPDSEPELGVNHEKISTVDRRSDDAVSDQEEEKPLIVTDTPHESPLVSGPTTPLPDKKMLVFILDRLQKKDTYGVFSEPVDPDELPDYHEIIEHPMDFGTVRKKLDGGLYSHVEELEADVYLICSNAMQYNSVDTVYYRQARTIQDLARRDFENLRHAGEDGEPQPKVVRRGRPPGKNLKKSVENSPIDRVVPELSSGATLASGDDKAIGSNSYSLRKGPMLPKFHSPDASFAHRSRNGESYSECSTDWNNEFPAKILRADMKYGKKHFSMDENRRDTYQQFHPSASCSEPSLLWNTDGDMKRLMAVGVFAEQHVYARSLARFAANLGPVVWKVASKKLETLLPAGVKFGPGWVGEGGGPIEPSACPAEIHKSLGSLTTDPHSSRPVTPTPPGLNSSVMCKPSAEIFEAVKRLNSQNELTRQGSGDGGFSSPAPQKALLQPRNGFNGMFGYESSPQAELSRFSVSKGQSGPQEASRPNQVLGTLPGRDNPFHPALSKHVASAENNKLLESWATLYSGNSLPQGKNPDFCTEQNVSVQQRSRMSVPPDLNVRVQPPGSPTPSASLQIGSSQQPDLALQL from the exons TTCGCCGTTCATCTCGCCGGAACCCTAATTTAGACCCGAATTCGAATTCTCCGGCACCGGAATTTGATGACGTGGACGACGATGAAGATGAGAGAAAGCAGAAGAAAGTCAAGCTTGTTGTTCGTCTGCCTCCGAACCAATCGAATCAAAGCCAACAACATTTGGATAATTCATCCGAACCTGACTCCGAACCGGACTCCGAACCTGAATTAGGCGTAAATCACGAGAAGATCAGCACCGTTGATCGTAGATCTGACGACGCCGTTTCTGATCAG GAAGAAGAAAAGCCTTTGATAGTGACGGACACTCCACATG AATCCCCATTGGTGTCTGGCCCCACAACACCTTTGCCAGACAAGAAAATGTTGGTTTTCATTCTTGACAGACTTCAAAA GAAGGACACTTATGGTGTATTCTCGGAGCCCGTTGATCCGGATGAG CTACCCGATTATCATGAGATTATAGAGCATCCTATGGATTTTGGAACCGTAAGGAAGAAACTTGATGGAGGACTCTACTCACACGTGGAAGAATTGGAG GCTGATGTTTACTTGATATGTTCAAATGCAATGCAGTATAATTCCGTAGATACAGTTTACTACCGGCAG GCACGAACCATTCAAGATCTAGCAAGaagagattttgaaaatttgaggcATGCAGGAGAGGATGGTGAGCCACAGCCTAAGGTAGTTCGTAGAGGCCGTCCTCCAGGCAAAAACCTCAAGAAGTCGGTTGAAAATTCACCAATAGATCGTGTTGTCCCTGAGCTTTCTTCAGGTGCTACTCTTGCTAGTGGGGATGACAAAGCTATTGGATCTAATTCTTATAGTCTAAGAAAGGGGCCTATGCTTCCTAAGTTTCATTCCCCTGATGCATCTTTTGCCCATCGCTCGCGTAATGGTGAAAGCTATTCTGAATGTTCAACTGATTGGAATAATGAGTTTCCAG CTAAAATCTTGAGGGCTGACATGAAGTATGGAAAGAAACATTTTTCTATGGACGAGAACAGGCGCGACACATACCAACAGTTTCATCCTTCAGCTTCTTGTAGTGAGCCATCTCTTCTGTGGAATACTGATGGAGATATGAAGCGGTTAATGGCT GTAGGTGTTTTCGCGGAGCAGCATGTTTATGCGAGAAGCCTTGCCAGATTTGCTGCAAATCTTGGGCCTGTTGTTTGGAAAGTGGCTTCTAAGAAGTTAGAAACTCTTTTGCCTGCTGGAGTAAAGTTTGGTCCTGGATGGGTGGGAGAAGGTGGAGGGCCCATAGAGCCGTCCGCTTGTCCAGCTGAGATCCACAAGTCATTAGGTAGCTTGACAACTGATCCCCATTCTAGTAGACCTGTAACACCAACACCTCCTGGATTAAATTCGTCTGTAATGTGCAAACCTTCTGCTGAAATCTTTGAAGCTGTCAAGAGATTGAATAGTCAAAATGAGCTAACCAGACAGGGTTCTGGTGATGGTGGCTTTTCCTCCCCAGCTCCACAGAAAGCTTTGCTTCAGCCAAGAAACGGTTTCAATGGCATGTTTGGGTATGAGTCTTCACCCCAAGCGGAGTTGTCAAGGTTTTCTGTGTCTAAGGGACAGTCGGGCCCACAGGAGGCATCTAGGCCTAATCAAGTACTTGGGACGCTTCCTGGACGAGATAATCCATTTCATCCCGCACTTTCAAAGCATGTCGCTTCAGCAGAAAATAATAAGTTGTTAGAAAGCTGGGCAACATTGTATTCTGGAAATTCATTACCACAAGGTAAAAATCCTGACTTCTGTACAGAACAGAATGTGTCGGTTCAGCAGAGGAGCAGAATGTCCGTTCCACCTGACCTGAATGTACGAGTCCAGCCTCCGGGCTCCCCTACCCCCAGTGCTAGTTTACAGATTGGATCTTCCCAGCAGCCAGATTTAGCGTTACAACTCTAA